The Virgibacillus sp. SK37 region TGAAAAGAGAAGTCAGTTCCTCAACCTCCAACATGTTAGGACAGGGGAATCGTTGTCCATTCTTACGGCTTTTCTGTTATTATAGCCGATTCGTATTAGTTACTATATGACATAGATCACATTATTCCAGAAAACCAGCTACTATTTCGCGTCTTTGTGGTTACGCCAGCGACACTGAACGCATAATGGGAAAATTGTTTAGAGTCAGATATATGAGAAGTTTATCGGAAAATTAATGTGTGCAAGAGACAACCCTCTTGTGTAGCATTGAAATAAGCAGGTATGGTTTGACCTGAACTGCATATATTACTGAAGTGTTTACACCTGGATCCAATGTGGTATAATAACCGTGGATAAGCATAACATAGTAAAAACCATTCCATGCTGTAACATGGAACGGTTCCAATAGACCAACCCCAACAAGAGGGGAAGGCACAAAGGTCTAATAACCCCTTAGCACATGGCGTAGTGACATGAGGGGTTATTTTTTGTTCTCGGACATCATCAATACAATCAAAAACGCCAAAAGAAATCATAAGCGTTAACGTATCTGCTATATCCATAGGCAACACCTCCCTTCCACGGGAAGTCCCCCGGAAAGTAAAAGTGCGCCACCCCTCATGTGAAGCCAGTCTATTGATCTTTGTATAACATAGTAGATCATCAGTTCCTATCGAAAATAAATTAAATACCGCATAACGTTTCTCTCAAAAGTTGTTCATTTCTACTACTTGAAGTCTACTAAAGCGGATCACTAGTCAGCGTTTTACTCCACATAGGGAAGGGTAAAGCTTCTTTGAGTAATCTTATTTTACTGTTAAGAGGTGACCTTGTGAGAAAACGGATTGAAATACCGACAATCTCTGTCGTTGGTCTATTGGCTTTAACTATCATCTTCGGCTGGTTCAGATATGGGTATGGTTTATTATTACCTGAATTTGAGAAAGATTTTAACCTGTCAGCATCCGTGCTAGGGGTTATCTCCAGTTTAACGTTCTTCACTTTTTTGGTAGGAGCACTTACTGTAATTCTGGTTGTATCACGGAAGGGCGCACGTCCCGTGATTCTTGCAGGTATTTTTGCCGTATCTACAGGTTTATTACTTGCAGCTATTACGACGAACAGTATTATATTTGCAATAGGATGTGCGATTGCAGGGTTGAGCCCTGGTCTAACATGGTCTTCTTTTTCAGAGAGTGTGAGCCAGCACGTAAAAGAGGGCGTTCAAAATAGAGCTCTAGCTATTATTAGTACTGGCTCAACTCTGGGACTAGTGGTTATTGCGGCATTATACGTATTAATGAGTGCGGAATGGAGGGTACTCTGGGTGGGTGGAGCGATCATAGGTTATGTGGTCTTTCTGTGGGCTCTCAAATCTGTTCCTTCTTCCAACAAGAAGCAAGGTGCCTCTAAAGATACAAAGGTAAATCGTAGACTAATCTTCATTAAAAAGGCTCTGCCGCTCTATTTGGCTTCCCTATTATTTGGAATTACGGAAGCCACCTATTGGACCTACTCAGCCGATTTTGTGCAAGAGAGCTTTTCTATTCATCATGCTAACGCTATTTTCTTTTTAATTATTGGTTTAGGAGGACTGGCTGGCTTATGGGCCGGCGACATCGTAAATAAACTGGGATTTAAAGTTAGTTTTATTATAACGATACTGCTTTATTCTGTTAGTATAGCGATTTTATTTTTAACCCCAGGTTGGCTACTTGTTTGTTTTTCAGGGTTATTATTTGGTAGCTCCTTTATGCTCTATGCTGCATATTTACCAATCTGGAGTGCACACGTTTTCCCGCAAATTCCTGCACAAGGATTCAGTATTACGATAGTCCTTTTGAACATTGGAGCAATCATTGGG contains the following coding sequences:
- a CDS encoding MFS transporter, which gives rise to MRKRIEIPTISVVGLLALTIIFGWFRYGYGLLLPEFEKDFNLSASVLGVISSLTFFTFLVGALTVILVVSRKGARPVILAGIFAVSTGLLLAAITTNSIIFAIGCAIAGLSPGLTWSSFSESVSQHVKEGVQNRALAIISTGSTLGLVVIAALYVLMSAEWRVLWVGGAIIGYVVFLWALKSVPSSNKKQGASKDTKVNRRLIFIKKALPLYLASLLFGITEATYWTYSADFVQESFSIHHANAIFFLIIGLGGLAGLWAGDIVNKLGFKVSFIITILLYSVSIAILFLTPGWLLVCFSGLLFGSSFMLYAAYLPIWSAHVFPQIPAQGFSITIVLLNIGAIIGPAVFGGILTYVAYKWIFLLLGIIACLKLFVLPVTKNAEWGQSW